From a region of the Emcibacter sp. SYSU 3D8 genome:
- a CDS encoding ATP-binding protein codes for MRRIDAFRSTGVRFTLLYVALYLLSTIILLATLYLIEVRTLDQDVREQVDARIEELEDAYRFGGIGQVIDDIEIKGRSHVKLRTFYRLTDGQGNVLAGSLLDVPNSVGDHNMSVVVNTQGVNEQIEIVARTVTVPNGAILTVGVEPVWREAINSLFTRAALGTLAGAVLLGGGIGALMTRRFLSRINDITSTVIDIMGGQLDSRVDARGTHDELDRLAASLNAMLDRIDFLVTETREVTNNVAHDLRTPLSRLSRRLEEARDAGTDTIEGAQALDLAIEESAGILETFNAILSIAQVEGAMSAKTFSPVALSDMLGTLSEAYGPLAEEEGRRFETDIPPGIEVRGDRALILQMLSNLIENAMKHTPEGTPVRLRLERTGGRLRITIEDRGIGIPAESRDRVFDRFVRLEASRTTPGNGLGLSLVAAIAKLHNIRLTLEDAGPGLRVVLTFPKAAPDQAEALVKAPRPVQDSTA; via the coding sequence ATGCGCCGGATTGATGCCTTCCGCTCAACCGGCGTCCGGTTCACGCTGCTCTATGTCGCGCTCTATCTGCTCTCCACCATCATCCTGCTGGCCACCCTTTATCTGATCGAGGTCCGCACTCTCGATCAGGACGTCAGGGAGCAGGTCGATGCGCGCATTGAGGAACTGGAGGACGCTTACCGGTTCGGCGGCATCGGCCAGGTGATCGACGATATCGAGATCAAGGGCCGGTCTCACGTCAAGCTGCGCACGTTCTATCGGCTTACGGACGGGCAGGGCAATGTACTGGCGGGCAGTCTGCTTGACGTGCCGAACAGCGTTGGCGACCACAACATGAGTGTCGTGGTCAACACACAGGGGGTGAACGAACAGATCGAAATCGTCGCCCGCACCGTTACCGTTCCCAATGGCGCCATCCTGACCGTGGGCGTCGAGCCGGTCTGGCGCGAGGCCATCAACAGCCTGTTCACACGCGCCGCGCTGGGCACGCTGGCCGGGGCCGTGCTGCTGGGCGGCGGTATCGGTGCCCTGATGACCCGCCGCTTCCTGAGCCGCATCAATGACATCACTTCGACGGTCATCGACATAATGGGCGGCCAGCTCGACAGCCGCGTGGATGCCCGCGGTACCCATGACGAACTGGACCGTCTTGCCGCCAGCCTTAACGCCATGCTGGACCGCATCGATTTTCTGGTGACCGAGACCCGCGAGGTGACCAATAACGTCGCCCATGATCTCCGTACGCCGCTCAGCCGGCTCAGCCGCAGGCTGGAAGAAGCACGGGACGCCGGCACGGACACGATCGAAGGCGCCCAGGCGCTCGATCTGGCGATCGAGGAAAGTGCCGGCATCCTGGAAACCTTCAATGCCATCCTCAGCATCGCGCAGGTTGAAGGGGCCATGTCGGCCAAGACGTTTTCCCCGGTGGCGCTCTCCGACATGCTCGGGACGCTCAGCGAGGCCTATGGTCCGCTGGCGGAGGAGGAGGGACGGCGATTCGAAACCGATATCCCACCCGGTATCGAGGTGCGCGGGGACCGTGCGCTGATCCTTCAGATGCTGTCGAATCTGATCGAAAACGCGATGAAACACACGCCCGAGGGCACCCCGGTCCGTTTGCGGCTCGAGCGGACTGGCGGCCGGTTGCGCATCACGATCGAGGATCGCGGTATCGGTATTCCGGCCGAGTCCCGGGACCGGGTGTTCGACCGTTTCGTCCGGCTCGAGGCAAGCCGCACCACGCCGGGCAACGGATTGGGGCTGAGCCTGGTCGCCGCCATCGCCAAGCTGCATAACATCCGGCTCACGCTGGAAGATGCCGGTCCCGGCCTGCGCGTAGTGCTGACCTTCCCTAAAGCAGCCCCAGATCAAGCTGAGGCGTTGGTGAAGGCGCCTCGTCCTGTTCAAGATTCGACAGCGTAA
- the dinB gene encoding DNA polymerase IV: MTAPIRKIIHIDMDAFYASVEQRDDPDLRGKPVAVGGPSKRGVVAAASYEARAFGVRSAMPSVTAARKCPELVFVKPRFDVYKQVSRQIREIFARYTPLIEPLSLDEAYLDVTENLKDNPSATLIAREIRAQIFEETGLTASAGVSYNKFLAKIASDYRKPNGQFVITPDVGEAFVGELKVGKFHGVGPATAEKMNKLGIFTGADLRALPLDVLQRHFGKSGAWYYAISRGEDQRSVKPNRQRKSVGSETTFFDDLGDPAEIEDGVIAMLDDVWSHCQTGGFTGRTVTVKIKFADFQIITRSRSLAYPITARAQLEQTAISLVRGTYPLPKRVRLLGVTLSNLEQDEAPSPTPQLDLGLL, from the coding sequence ATGACCGCCCCGATCCGCAAGATCATCCATATCGACATGGACGCCTTCTATGCGTCGGTGGAGCAGCGCGATGATCCCGATCTCCGGGGCAAGCCCGTTGCCGTCGGCGGCCCCAGCAAGCGCGGCGTGGTGGCGGCGGCCAGTTACGAGGCGCGAGCCTTCGGCGTGCGCTCGGCCATGCCGTCGGTGACGGCGGCACGGAAATGCCCGGAACTGGTGTTCGTGAAGCCCCGATTCGACGTCTACAAGCAGGTCTCGCGGCAAATCAGGGAGATATTCGCCCGGTACACGCCGCTGATCGAGCCGCTGTCGCTCGACGAGGCCTATCTGGACGTCACCGAGAATCTGAAGGACAATCCGTCGGCGACCCTTATTGCCCGTGAAATCCGCGCGCAGATTTTCGAGGAAACCGGCCTCACAGCCTCGGCCGGCGTGTCCTACAACAAGTTCCTGGCCAAGATCGCCTCCGACTACCGCAAACCCAACGGCCAGTTCGTCATCACGCCCGATGTGGGCGAAGCCTTCGTCGGTGAACTGAAAGTGGGAAAATTCCACGGCGTCGGCCCGGCAACCGCCGAGAAGATGAACAAGCTGGGGATATTCACCGGCGCCGATCTCCGCGCCCTGCCCCTGGATGTGCTGCAGCGGCATTTCGGCAAATCGGGGGCCTGGTATTACGCGATCTCGCGCGGCGAGGACCAACGATCGGTAAAGCCGAACCGCCAGCGCAAATCGGTGGGTTCGGAAACCACGTTCTTCGACGATCTCGGCGATCCGGCCGAAATCGAGGATGGCGTCATCGCCATGCTCGACGATGTCTGGAGCCATTGCCAGACAGGCGGTTTCACCGGCCGGACGGTCACGGTCAAGATCAAGTTCGCGGACTTCCAGATCATCACCCGCAGCCGCTCGCTCGCGTATCCGATCACGGCACGCGCCCAGCTTGAACAGACGGCCATTTCCCTGGTGCGCGGCACCTATCCGCTGCCCAAGCGGGTCCGGCTGCTGGGCGTTACGCTGTCGAATCTTGAACAGGACGAGGCGCCTTCACCAACGCCTCAGCTTGATCTGGGGCTGCTTTAG
- a CDS encoding MucR family transcriptional regulator yields MPDHNEIDHLELLALTSEIVTSHVIKNAVSAADLPRLVEVVFATLNRLGGTPDEAPADELKPAVNPRRSVTPDYIVCLEDGKKLKMLKRHLRTSFNLSPEQYRQRWNLPADYPMVAPNYAARRRELAMKIGLGRKSTA; encoded by the coding sequence ATGCCCGACCATAACGAAATAGATCATCTGGAACTGCTTGCTCTGACGTCCGAGATCGTCACCTCGCATGTGATCAAGAATGCCGTGTCCGCCGCCGACCTGCCGCGTCTGGTCGAGGTCGTGTTCGCGACGCTCAATCGCCTGGGCGGCACGCCGGACGAGGCGCCTGCCGACGAACTGAAGCCCGCGGTCAATCCGCGCCGTTCGGTGACGCCGGATTACATCGTGTGCCTGGAAGACGGAAAGAAGCTGAAGATGCTCAAGCGGCATCTTCGGACGTCGTTCAATCTGAGTCCCGAGCAATACCGTCAGCGCTGGAACCTGCCGGCCGACTATCCCATGGTGGCGCCGAACTATGCCGCCCGGCGGCGGGAGCTGGCCATGAAGATCGGCTTGGGACGCAAGTCCACGGCCTGA